Genomic segment of Saccharomycodes ludwigii strain NBRC 1722 chromosome VI, whole genome shotgun sequence:
tattttcattatttaacGCACTAATAGGGCATATATCCCATTTCATTTCATTGCAGAAACGTTGAATCGAGTTAAATTTGGCAAATGTTTGTTCCGGATTAACATCACATTTATTGCATATTACCAACGCATTATGCGTTTTAGTTATCCCGTGTGAATTCAATTCATCAATCAAAACTTTCAAATCTTCGAGAGGCTCTGGTCTGTCCATGCCTAAGACAAAAACTAACCCTCTTGATCGTTCAATATGCCTCAAAAACTCCAATCCCATCCCCTTATCCTTACTTGCACCTCTAATAATACCTGGAATATCAGCTACTGTAAAACTTGGTTTAGATAAACTAGGCGAAACAGTACCAATTGTTGGAGATAACGTAGTAAACTCCCAATGTCCAATTCTGGGTTTAGCGttggatattttatttaaaatagtAGATTTACCTGCATTGGGGAAACCAACAAGCCCCAAGTCAGCCAATATTTTCAACTCAAACATAAAATATTGCTCTAAACCGTTTCTACCTACTTTTGCAAACCTAGGGTTTCTAATCAaattagttaaaaaatGCATATTACCCATACCACCTTTACCACCAATTAACAAAGGCACTGGGTGATCCATCTCTCTATCTAAATCCAAACCTTCCAATGGAAATTTATCAACTAATAATTCGTCATTGTCTAAAACCAAATCATGCTTCTTAATTTTATGTCTTAAATCCCTAAACCACTGCTTACCAATATGATACTCATGatccttttctttaaaaaccCAACCTTCACCAGGCTCATATGATTTTCTAAATAGTTGGATGTATTGAGGATCTCTATCAGTTGCAAACTCACCAACACAATCCAAATCAACAAATTGAtgttttaacaaatttctAATGTTGTGATTGCTGTTACTTTCAGTCATGTTTTCtaatttatcatttatGAAAGCCCTAATGATTTTTGGATCAAAAGACCATTTAACTAGTGTACCCAACGGAacctttattaaaatatctttgCCCCTTTTCCCATCTAATTGATCTTTTGCACCATTCCCACCATTGGTAGCAATATAGCTGTGACTTAATTTTGCCAAAGAATTAATCGCAGGATCTgtttgaatatatatagagCCACCGTCACCGCCATCCCCACCATTAGGTGGACCCACTGCACGATTCGCATCCCTGAAAAAGGATACACATCCGTCACCACCATCACCACTTTTACATTTTACGATCCTAACATCTATAAAGGCGTTTGATTGTTTATTAAAGGAATgattgaaatatttaatattggtaaaatttattaatggtGATTTAATATGGATAAATGGTGTTTGTGGTGGCGTAGATATTATAGTGTAATCTTTTGTGCTATCATGATTGTCGATTTTATCATTCTCATTAATTATGTGGCCATTTGGGTAGTCTTCGACCAATTCAATCTGTTTTTTTACACTATTGCCTAATTTCAATGCTTTAGAAATCTTTGGCTCTAGTTGTTTTTCAGAAGACAAGTTTTGTAGCcagttttcattttcttgtAGTCTGGGTGCATTATCTGGAATATGAGATACGTTATTTTGAAGTCTATTTCTCCCTTTTCTTGATACTTGTGAAAATACAGTTTTAGTATAACGAAACATGCCCTTTTTTTAAgtctttttaattatttatggcttcgaatttttttcaattgttttACTTTCACCttcttaataaaatttttaccGCAGTTTAGGAAACATAGAGGGATAGGATTgaattttgtatttaaaaaaaaaaaaaaaaaaaaaaaaaattaaaattaaaattaaaatatcagatattaaaatagaattttaaatttggaaaattttgttaaggccttttaattcattcgaaatttttttttttttttttttttcttttttcttccccccgcataataaaataaaatcttgGATATGAAAACACcaattaatttataaattacaTAGATTCATTGCTGTGCAACTCTCATCAAACtatcattatattttacaCAAATAAACTATTCAAAATAGaataacaacaagaaaGGAGGAAAAAGTATTTGCATTTTAACGAAAAGTGTATAATATAATACCAATTCAATGAATAACATATGAATCAGAATCATTTATCCCCCCCCCTACTGAATGGTAATACTAACCAACGGTTTCGACTAATTTATGGTGATAATAGCATAAACCTTAGCACTATTTAAAAACTCCATGGTTCGGGTTTCCCTGTACAGAATTGATGATGCTTGTTATACTATTTGAACTAGAACCAAATAATGCAGATTCAAGCTCACTATATTTTCTCTGCCATGACTGCATGTCCTTGGTTATTTTAGAAAACTCTTCTTGTAACACTTCTTTATCTTCTAGCGCGTATTTAACCCTTGTAAGTTTAATTTCTTCGACAATATTCAATAATTCATTTCTTAACTTTTGTGTATCTTCAAATAATTGTTgttcatttaaatattcatCAATAATCTTGTGAACAGGGTCACTTAAACAGGTCCTATTGGCGACAATTTTATCACCTTCTGATATACTATACTGATGGACCGGTTCAACAGAGAGTCTATTCAAATAATTGACATGCGTTAaacattttaaattaaatgaatGCAAGGCACTAAAATATTCGGATATCTTATTCTCACCAAACTTCATCTTAATCCTACCCTTCGATTTCATCAAAATCATATTTTCTCTAACTTTTCTACTTTCTGATATGTTGATCGAACCTGCTTGTACTTTACTTAAAGTTAATATTGTTTCCCTGtgtagtttttttaattctctTACAGATTCAGTGATTTCTTGTTCATCTGTAGAGTCACTGATTGTTTGTAGGAGCGGAAGTATTTTGCCATTTAACAAATCATAATTTGCACTCAAGTGTTTAGA
This window contains:
- the THP2 gene encoding Thp2p (similar to Saccharomyces cerevisiae YHR167W | THP2 | THO2 - HPR1 Phenotype), producing the protein MESAFLQESKHLSANYDLLNGKILPLLQTISDSTDEQEITESVRELKKLHRETILTLSKVQAGSINISESRKVRENMILMKSKGRIKMKFGENKISEYFSALHSFNLKCLTHVNYLNRLSVEPVHQYSISEGDKIVANRTCLSDPVHKIIDEYLNEQQLFEDTQKLRNELLNIVEEIKLTRVKYALEDKEVLQEEFSKITKDMQSWQRKYSELESALFGSSSNSITSIINSVQGNPNHGVFK
- the MTG2 gene encoding putative GTPase MTG2 (similar to Saccharomyces cerevisiae YHR168W | MTG2 | MiTochondrial Gtpase 2); the protein is MFRYTKTVFSQVSRKGRNRLQNNVSHIPDNAPRLQENENWLQNLSSEKQLEPKISKALKLGNSVKKQIELVEDYPNGHIINENDKIDNHDSTKDYTIISTPPQTPFIHIKSPLINFTNIKYFNHSFNKQSNAFIDVRIVKCKSGDGGDGCVSFFRDANRAVGPPNGGDGGDGGSIYIQTDPAINSLAKLSHSYIATNGGNGAKDQLDGKRGKDILIKVPLGTLVKWSFDPKIIRAFINDKLENMTESNSNHNIRNLLKHQFVDLDCVGEFATDRDPQYIQLFRKSYEPGEGWVFKEKDHEYHIGKQWFRDLRHKIKKHDLVLDNDELLVDKFPLEGLDLDREMDHPVPLLIGGKGGMGNMHFLTNLIRNPRFAKVGRNGLEQYFMFELKILADLGLVGFPNAGKSTILNKISNAKPRIGHWEFTTLSPTIGTVSPSLSKPSFTVADIPGIIRGASKDKGMGLEFLRHIERSRGLVFVLGMDRPEPLEDLKVLIDELNSHGITKTHNALVICNKCDVNPEQTFAKFNSIQRFCNEMKWDICPISALNNENIDILISKMSDLVEHGKNSYKRAIKINLESL